The following DNA comes from Armatimonadia bacterium.
CCAAACCGTGAGGGCTGGTGGAAGCCGCGCAAGGTGGCCGACCAGCAGGAAGCCTCCCGGTGCGGAACCTCACTGCGGCACAGATTCAGACGGGCGGGACGCCCCGGCTCAAGGCCCACCTGCTGCAGAGGAATCGAGGCGGTCGCCGTCCAGGCACCCTCGCGTCGGCCGGTGGTCACGCGGAAGTCGCACTTCCAGCCGAGGTCTTTGCCCTCGCCTGTACACTTCTCGTCCGCGACCGTCCCGGCCGAGTTGAAGGCGAGATGGTAGTAGGTGTTCGGGTCAGCACCGCCGATGAACACCTCGATACAGTCATCCGACCACACCGCACCATCCCGTGCAGAAGCACTCCGCTGGATACGGTCGAGACGGTCCTCCCGGCACACCACACCCAGGTACAGGCGCTCGGCGTCGTGACCCAGTCGCACCTGCGTCTGCTGAGTCGGCGCGGCTGTGCCGTCCAGCATCACGAAGGCCCCAAGGACAGCCGCCTGCTGCCAGATCGGGTCTGCAAGAGTCCCATCCAGCGCCGGAGCTGACGGCATCCCTGGTATCAGCACAAAGGGCAAGTCGTCGGCTCCCGCCAGGGACACGGCGAACACAAGGGCAGTCACGGCGAGCACACGGCGCATCGGCAGTTCCTCCCTGCGGTGAAGGTCGGGACACGTTCACCTGTCGGCACCCGTCTCAAGACCGGAGGAGCTTCGCCCTCCTGCTCTCACACGGGCGGAGCGCTAAGCATCGGGCTCCAGCAGACTGCGCCAGAGGTCCAGGCTCTCCTTGGCTCGCGGCTTGTCCTCGGCAGGGCTGGCGCCATGGAAGCTCGGAGCGATCTCGATAGTCGAGACGCCGTCGAAGCCCTTCTCACGCAGCGCTGCAGCATAGGTGGCGAAGTCGCCGGTGCCGAAGCCCAGGTGAGCGTGACTGTCGCGGTCGCCGCAGTTGTCGTGGACATGCACTTCGATGATCGGCAGCGGAGTACGACGCAGGTACTCAACCGGACCGTGAGCCTCGAAGTAGGGCGCCCGCTTGAGGCGCAGGTTGAGGTGCCCCAGGTCGATCAGCATCCCGTATCCGGGGCGCTCCAGCAGCGGCGCCAGGTCGTCGCGATAGCAGTCCAGGGCCTGCATGTCCAGCGGGAAGTCCTCCACACCGTACCGCGCACCAAGGGGCTCCACCAAGTCGCCCACCTGCTGCAGAAGCTCAACCATGCAGGCTGTGTCGTAGTGTCGCCCGCAGGAGTCCTCCAGCATCGCGGCGTCGAAGGTCTGACACAGAAGGTCAGGACCAAACAGATCGGCCAGTCGCCGGGCATCCTCTGCCGTCACCTCGAAGTTGCCGTGAAGGGTGGCCTTGAGCCCAAGGCTGCGGACAGTCGCCGCAGCCTCTTGCCCCGCCGCGGGATTGGGCAGCAGTTGCCCGGGTAGAAAGGAGATCGT
Coding sequences within:
- a CDS encoding carbohydrate-binding family 9-like protein, which produces MRRVLAVTALVFAVSLAGADDLPFVLIPGMPSAPALDGTLADPIWQQAAVLGAFVMLDGTAAPTQQTQVRLGHDAERLYLGVVCREDRLDRIQRSASARDGAVWSDDCIEVFIGGADPNTYYHLAFNSAGTVADEKCTGEGKDLGWKCDFRVTTGRREGAWTATASIPLQQVGLEPGRPARLNLCRSEVPHREASCWSATLRGFHQPSRFG
- a CDS encoding sugar phosphate isomerase/epimerase, with translation MRYGIAIWNFMEKGVRLPDLIAEFAGFGFDTISFLPGQLLPNPAAGQEAAATVRSLGLKATLHGNFEVTAEDARRLADLFGPDLLCQTFDAAMLEDSCGRHYDTACMVELLQQVGDLVEPLGARYGVEDFPLDMQALDCYRDDLAPLLERPGYGMLIDLGHLNLRLKRAPYFEAHGPVEYLRRTPLPIIEVHVHDNCGDRDSHAHLGFGTGDFATYAAALREKGFDGVSTIEIAPSFHGASPAEDKPRAKESLDLWRSLLEPDA